One window of Chryseobacterium sp. JJR-5R genomic DNA carries:
- a CDS encoding helix-turn-helix domain-containing protein, producing MKHFYKKIFYIINILVINIAYSNDLLYNKLSNKSPETFVRDSDRYLSEAKSQSDKLNILYYTARSYFKLKENDKSIEYLVYLENELKTYGNYVESAKIYGELAYLYTYLNYTWKSKAMLEKSNDCIMKLSRRQDKFEAKSYFYFFKAKISSVNEDIENSIYYYKLSNDQYIQLSKIEINANPFLGHDIAVNLGDAYMRNKDLKSALSYNKLALKRYNGSDYSGTALLNIGLIYSATKKTDSALLYYKKSIYPLQSEDNIEYLNESFDSIKSIYTAKKNKAEADKYYGMQLKILNRLEDMDDASIQKKGNFETIYPENSGKYFILFFSACMLMLVLIILYVYLVKKQKKTEENKNFVLSAEKILLPEPEEPDVENVAHNQIAALLEEYEATHFYLSPNITLAKVAVDLNTNTRSLSEIINKNKQMNFNSYINILRIDYIVKLLNEEAKYRNYKIAYLATVCGFSSHSTFTKIFKNIKGISPSEFIDIIKANSGSEFSQNL from the coding sequence ATGAAGCATTTTTACAAAAAAATATTCTATATTATTAACATATTGGTTATTAATATAGCATACTCAAATGATTTACTATATAATAAACTTTCTAATAAATCACCTGAAACATTTGTAAGAGACAGTGACAGATATCTCAGCGAAGCCAAATCACAAAGTGATAAGTTAAATATCTTGTATTATACAGCAAGATCATATTTCAAACTTAAAGAAAATGACAAATCAATTGAATATCTCGTTTATCTGGAGAACGAGTTAAAAACATATGGTAACTATGTTGAGTCTGCAAAAATTTATGGGGAACTCGCATATCTTTATACCTACTTAAACTATACATGGAAGTCAAAAGCAATGTTGGAAAAGAGTAATGATTGTATCATGAAATTATCCAGACGCCAAGATAAGTTTGAAGCAAAATCTTACTTTTATTTTTTTAAGGCTAAAATCTCATCAGTGAATGAGGATATTGAAAATTCAATATATTATTACAAATTATCCAATGACCAATATATACAGTTATCAAAAATTGAAATTAATGCAAACCCATTCTTAGGTCATGATATCGCAGTTAATCTGGGAGATGCTTACATGAGAAATAAGGATCTGAAATCTGCATTGTCTTACAATAAACTGGCTCTAAAGAGATATAATGGAAGTGACTATTCAGGCACAGCTCTTTTAAATATAGGATTAATATACTCTGCCACAAAAAAGACAGACAGTGCGCTGCTGTATTATAAAAAAAGCATATATCCGTTGCAGTCTGAAGATAACATAGAATATTTAAATGAATCGTTTGACAGTATCAAATCGATCTATACTGCAAAAAAAAATAAAGCAGAAGCCGACAAGTATTATGGCATGCAGTTGAAAATACTAAACAGACTTGAAGATATGGATGATGCTTCAATTCAGAAAAAAGGAAATTTTGAAACGATTTATCCGGAAAATTCAGGTAAATATTTTATACTTTTTTTTTCAGCATGTATGCTCATGTTGGTATTAATAATTCTGTATGTATATTTAGTTAAAAAGCAGAAAAAAACAGAGGAAAATAAAAATTTTGTACTTTCTGCAGAGAAAATTTTATTACCGGAGCCAGAGGAGCCAGATGTTGAAAATGTGGCCCATAATCAAATTGCTGCATTATTAGAGGAATATGAAGCTACCCATTTTTATCTTAGCCCTAATATTACACTTGCTAAAGTAGCAGTAGATCTTAATACCAATACCCGGAGTTTATCTGAGATCATCAATAAAAATAAACAAATGAATTTTAATTCTTATATCAATATATTAAGGATTGACTATATTGTTAAATTACTGAATGAAGAGGCAAAATACAGGAATTATAAAATTGCTTATCTTGCTACGGTCTGTGGATTTTCCTCTCACAGTACTTTTACTAAAATCTTTAAAAATATTAAAGGCATCTCACCCTCTGAATTTATAGATATTATAAAAGCAAATTCCGGAAGTGAATTTTCCCAAAACTTATAA
- a CDS encoding transposase, translating to MNNTIYLAAGLNCEGKKEVLVMWLGENESCSFRMGFFNQS from the coding sequence ATGAACAATACCATCTATTTAGCAGCAGGCTTGAATTGTGAAGGAAAGAAAGAAGTTCTTGTGATGTGGCTCGGTGAGAATGAGAGTTGTAGCTTCCGGATGGGTTTTTTTAACCAATCTTAA
- a CDS encoding MBL fold metallo-hydrolase, with product MFLVPTPGHCTGHLSVVVRDKDLTYFIAGDASYNEDNIRNEKTDGVTFKPDEAMATVRAIKKFALNEPTIILPCHDPKSITRLAGSQIFKE from the coding sequence ATTTTTCTGGTTCCTACACCAGGACATTGTACCGGACATTTATCCGTTGTTGTCAGGGATAAAGATCTCACATATTTTATAGCTGGAGATGCTTCCTACAATGAAGATAATATTCGAAACGAAAAAACGGACGGAGTTACCTTTAAACCAGATGAAGCTATGGCAACTGTCAGAGCAATTAAAAAATTTGCTCTAAATGAACCTACCATTATCCTTCCTTGCCACGATCCAAAAAGTATTACAAGGCTGGCTGGCAGCCAAATATTTAAAGAGTAA
- a CDS encoding MBL fold metallo-hydrolase, with the protein MIKITAIETGKVIVKSAQVTGKTGQSPIGRKIDIFKDDHFVEPLPILTFLIEHPEGNFLVDTGDNARNSVPGYLPTWNPFFTKMVSVRVAPTEEIGYKLQLLDINIATDIEAVIITHFHHDHAGGLDHFPHTRIIGSRENYKEARSFKGKVAGYLPQRMPIWLKPELIDQKSCRRFSGILSSNKRWKHFSGSYTRTLYRTFIRCCQG; encoded by the coding sequence ATGATAAAAATTACTGCTATAGAAACAGGAAAAGTAATCGTCAAATCTGCTCAGGTAACAGGTAAGACTGGACAATCTCCCATAGGCAGAAAAATTGATATTTTTAAAGACGATCATTTTGTTGAACCACTTCCGATTCTCACTTTTTTAATAGAACATCCCGAAGGAAATTTTTTAGTGGACACAGGGGACAACGCCAGAAATTCAGTACCTGGTTATCTCCCAACATGGAATCCATTCTTTACAAAGATGGTATCTGTAAGAGTAGCTCCAACAGAGGAGATTGGTTATAAACTTCAACTTTTAGATATTAATATTGCCACAGATATCGAAGCTGTGATCATTACACATTTTCATCACGACCATGCAGGAGGTCTAGATCATTTTCCGCACACAAGGATTATAGGAAGCCGCGAAAATTATAAGGAAGCAAGAAGCTTTAAAGGGAAAGTGGCAGGTTATCTTCCACAACGGATGCCAATCTGGTTGAAACCTGAATTAATAGACCAAAAATCCTGTCGGAGATTTTCCGGCATCTTATCCTCTAACAAAAGATGGAAGCATTTTTCTGGTTCCTACACCAGGACATTGTACCGGACATTTATCCGTTGTTGTCAGGGATAA
- a CDS encoding Crp/Fnr family transcriptional regulator produces the protein MDFIKYIEQQSSISQATCSNLTKAIRRKTYVKKELILPVENRSKQIYFLEEGIARVFYVVKEKDVTLHFLRENGIGFPVDSIFYNQICKFGIEALSSTNIVTLAYENWQEIAAKDLALQLFTQKLMIGYIKNATDRIYNLKFLTPQERFNSLISEFPSIFREVSSGHIASYLGITQETLSRLRAKIK, from the coding sequence ATGGATTTTATAAAGTACATAGAACAGCAGAGTTCAATTTCTCAGGCAACGTGTAGCAATTTGACAAAAGCCATTCGCAGGAAAACATACGTGAAAAAAGAGTTAATACTTCCTGTAGAAAATAGGTCGAAACAAATCTATTTTCTTGAAGAAGGAATAGCAAGGGTTTTTTATGTTGTAAAAGAAAAAGATGTTACACTCCATTTTTTGCGTGAAAATGGAATAGGTTTTCCGGTGGATAGCATCTTCTATAATCAGATCTGCAAATTCGGTATTGAAGCCCTTTCTTCTACTAATATCGTAACTCTGGCTTATGAAAATTGGCAGGAGATAGCCGCTAAAGATTTGGCATTGCAATTATTCACTCAAAAATTGATGATCGGATACATTAAAAATGCTACTGATAGAATATATAACCTGAAATTTCTAACACCTCAAGAGCGATTCAATAGTTTGATCAGCGAATTTCCTTCTATTTTCCGGGAAGTATCTTCCGGGCATATTGCATCTTACTTGGGTATTACACAAGAAACATTGAGCAGACTTCGTGCGAAAATAAAATAA
- a CDS encoding DMT family transporter produces the protein MQKKHLFLLLLISGTGFWGISFTFVKVGIGSGSPYIFLFYKFLIAFVVLSTVFFNHLKKISKKTVKIGFLIGIPLLVGNFLQSIGLKYTTVSNSAFITGMDVLLIPILKFAVYKKKVANKIWLACVLALIGLYIIVVKDGLSLNYGDLWIVACAFAFAFYVLQVGKYSKEADPIPSVIILMLFCAIGSGMFGIFDSQSVWIPKNFDFWNGVLFAGLFATAFMYTVQNIGQRYLSEEKVAMTYLFEPIFATIAGVIILGETFNKEIFIGGSLIFCAMLIVELNLNFKRKKL, from the coding sequence ATGCAAAAAAAACATCTATTTTTACTGCTTTTAATTTCAGGAACCGGTTTTTGGGGAATTTCTTTTACTTTCGTTAAAGTTGGAATAGGTTCTGGCTCCCCATATATTTTTCTCTTTTATAAATTTCTAATTGCATTTGTAGTACTCAGCACTGTATTTTTTAATCACCTGAAGAAAATCTCCAAGAAAACTGTGAAAATCGGATTTTTAATCGGAATTCCCCTTCTTGTTGGAAATTTTTTACAATCAATAGGACTTAAATATACTACGGTTTCAAACTCGGCATTTATTACAGGTATGGATGTATTATTAATTCCAATTCTCAAATTTGCAGTTTATAAAAAGAAGGTTGCTAATAAAATCTGGCTTGCCTGTGTTTTGGCATTAATCGGATTGTATATAATCGTTGTCAAAGACGGTCTTTCTCTAAATTATGGAGATTTATGGATTGTAGCGTGTGCATTTGCTTTTGCATTTTACGTTTTACAAGTCGGAAAATACTCTAAAGAAGCTGATCCAATTCCCAGTGTCATCATTCTAATGCTGTTTTGTGCTATCGGTAGCGGAATGTTCGGCATTTTTGATAGTCAGTCAGTCTGGATTCCTAAGAATTTTGATTTTTGGAACGGAGTTTTATTTGCAGGACTATTCGCAACTGCATTTATGTACACCGTACAAAATATTGGTCAGCGATATTTAAGTGAGGAAAAAGTGGCTATGACATATCTTTTCGAACCTATTTTCGCCACAATTGCCGGAGTAATTATTTTAGGTGAAACCTTTAACAAAGAAATTTTTATAGGTGGAAGCTTAATTTTCTGTGCGATGCTAATCGTTGAACTCAACTTGAATTTTAAAAGAAAAAAATTATAA
- a CDS encoding DUF4236 domain-containing protein translates to MGWSYRKRIRLMSGVHLNISWKGVNTTIGRRGASVNFSSRGTRINNNWVSLFKKLF, encoded by the coding sequence ATGGGATGGAGTTATAGAAAAAGGATCCGGCTGATGTCCGGTGTTCACTTGAATATCAGCTGGAAAGGGGTCAATACCACCATTGGCAGGCGGGGTGCTAGTGTCAATTTCAGTTCAAGAGGCACGCGGATCAATAACAATTGGGTGAGCCTCTTTAAAAAGCTGTTCTAG
- a CDS encoding SDR family oxidoreductase — protein MKSDHSIERTLEGKTVVITGGSSGVGRAVAEAFALEGCTVVVAARGKEALDETVALCRDLGVAALGVPTDVSVASEMQNLANKAMQFNGRIDIWVNNAGVMASGKFEEIPMDLNEQVIKTNLFGYMHGAYTALPIFKNQKEGILINNISIGGFMPAPYSAVYSSTKFGIRGMMECLHGEISDFPDVHICNVYPQIQRSTGNMHSAKFSGLDFKVPPFAADPRDTAAKFVELAKHPRKETFPDAMSKILTTAYKLFPKPVINTASAGMRLMMKLKNAPSDTGNILQPSPNPHRIYGETILPAVSRKTRMAALAGLGLGLAFMLLKSKSSGNKS, from the coding sequence ATGAAATCAGACCATAGTATTGAAAGAACCCTTGAAGGAAAAACAGTGGTCATTACAGGAGGAAGCAGTGGAGTAGGAAGGGCCGTTGCCGAAGCTTTTGCCCTGGAAGGCTGTACGGTTGTTGTGGCAGCAAGAGGCAAAGAGGCGCTGGACGAAACCGTTGCCCTGTGCAGGGATCTGGGAGTGGCAGCATTGGGTGTCCCTACTGATGTATCCGTTGCATCCGAGATGCAGAACTTAGCCAATAAAGCCATGCAGTTTAACGGCAGGATAGATATCTGGGTGAATAATGCAGGGGTAATGGCAAGCGGCAAGTTTGAAGAAATCCCGATGGATCTGAACGAGCAGGTAATTAAAACCAATCTTTTCGGGTATATGCACGGAGCATACACTGCACTGCCGATCTTTAAAAACCAGAAAGAAGGTATTCTGATCAATAATATTTCCATCGGGGGCTTTATGCCGGCTCCGTACAGTGCCGTGTATTCCTCGACAAAATTCGGGATCCGCGGGATGATGGAATGCCTTCACGGGGAGATTTCAGATTTTCCTGATGTCCATATCTGCAACGTTTATCCGCAGATCCAGCGTTCTACGGGAAATATGCATTCGGCTAAATTTTCAGGGCTGGATTTTAAAGTCCCACCATTTGCAGCAGATCCGCGGGACACGGCTGCCAAGTTTGTGGAACTGGCCAAGCACCCGCGGAAAGAAACGTTCCCGGATGCCATGTCAAAAATCCTTACTACGGCCTATAAATTATTTCCTAAACCGGTCATTAATACTGCTTCTGCAGGCATGAGGCTGATGATGAAGCTTAAAAATGCACCGTCTGATACCGGGAATATCCTACAGCCTTCACCGAACCCCCACAGAATTTATGGAGAAACGATCCTCCCGGCAGTATCCAGAAAAACAAGGATGGCTGCACTTGCCGGGCTTGGGTTAGGACTTGCTTTTATGCTGCTTAAATCAAAATCTTCAGGAAATAAATCATAA
- a CDS encoding glutathione synthase translates to MAEKSFRKEDFIKGDAEDYKLQFRKDEIGIGSDLTVERIDDSGEHEVVMANIHRNDDYVEIFWSEPFNGRLLFDSKVTFGE, encoded by the coding sequence ATGGCAGAAAAAAGTTTTAGAAAAGAAGATTTTATAAAAGGCGACGCGGAAGATTATAAGCTGCAGTTCCGTAAAGACGAAATCGGGATCGGTTCAGACCTTACGGTAGAACGGATTGATGATTCCGGTGAGCATGAAGTCGTGATGGCCAACATACACCGTAACGACGATTATGTGGAAATCTTCTGGAGCGAACCTTTTAACGGAAGGCTGCTCTTCGACAGCAAAGTAACCTTCGGCGAATAA
- a CDS encoding alpha-ketoglutarate-dependent dioxygenase AlkB family protein, whose product MNQLTLFNPDEYYRFPEELLEYTADFLDEKKAGKLLQKLMDATPWKKDKNIQKTYDKEVRAPRLTAWYGDGSKSYHLGGNEFMVNQWSPELLNLKKKIEKATGYHFNTALLNLYRDGNDSAAWKRDKESELGDCPVLASVNLGQVRDFDFRKFDDRKKKYSLPLQHGSLLIMKGGLQIHWEHRMSKSENIQEPGINITFRMIREISEIRE is encoded by the coding sequence ATGAATCAGTTGACCTTATTTAATCCAGATGAATATTACCGTTTCCCCGAAGAACTGCTGGAGTATACCGCAGATTTTTTAGACGAGAAAAAAGCCGGCAAGCTCCTGCAGAAACTCATGGATGCCACGCCCTGGAAGAAGGATAAGAATATTCAAAAGACTTACGATAAGGAGGTCCGGGCTCCGCGCTTAACGGCATGGTACGGCGATGGAAGCAAATCCTATCATCTTGGGGGAAATGAATTTATGGTGAATCAGTGGTCCCCCGAACTGCTGAATCTGAAGAAAAAGATTGAAAAAGCTACCGGATACCATTTTAATACTGCGCTGCTGAATTTATACCGCGACGGAAATGATTCGGCAGCGTGGAAACGGGATAAAGAAAGTGAATTGGGGGACTGTCCGGTTTTGGCTTCCGTAAACCTGGGGCAGGTGAGGGATTTTGATTTCAGGAAATTTGATGACCGCAAAAAGAAATACAGCCTGCCGCTTCAGCATGGCTCACTCCTGATCATGAAAGGCGGCCTGCAGATACACTGGGAGCACCGCATGTCAAAGTCTGAAAATATACAGGAACCGGGGATTAATATTACATTCAGGATGATCCGTGAAATTTCAGAAATCCGAGAATAA
- a CDS encoding AsmA-like C-terminal region-containing protein, which produces MKKFKHIILKILKWTGISLASILFLMFILPILFPGTISSQVKIFANKHLAGKLDYRKTHLTFFRHFPSLTVTVDDLLLKGSKPFQNDTLLAAREVSVGINLKNLIFDRQVKIDEIYVTDAYANVFVNTKGEANYNVYVSKPSEKPKDTAAAGPSIKLDFIKLKNWNIRYNDHAARVLVDAKGLNYTGQGGLSEDIFDLETDLDINKLDFSLNRIYYAQQKTLHADLITRINTNALTFVLRKNELRINDLPLKFTGFVSILKDGYNLDIKAASEKTTIRDMISVLPPQYLNWAKDTKIEGNSDLFFSLKGRFSEPKNLKPRLNARLFIQDGYVSNGKAPVPMNHLNMNLNVDLPSLNTDQLGIDLKNLSFDLGANNSFKAVVQTKGLNEMMVNANIKGAVNLQTLDQALGLKDIDVRGMMDTNIQSKGIFSLDKKLFPKTDGYLNLKNGWLKTKYYPNAIQNISMVANIVNTDGTFKSLGVKLNPFKFDFEGNPVFINADLQNFEDVLYKVRAKGVLNIGRIYKVFAKKGFDVSGLIMADLSLNGRQSYATNGQYSRLDNKGNLILKNIKATTEYLPKSFFIKEGNFQFENEKMWFRKFFATYGKSDFALNGYLLNTINYFIERRGTLHGKFGLNSNYILIDEFMALKNGDNSKKSIDVEYAKVENPKSSGVVIVPDNLDVALTVNAKKVEFKGLGLNHIKGNAAVEKGQVYLKNTSFDIIGSRMNIDARYQNESPLTANYDVALKVLDFNVQRAYKEIDMVREMATAAKDVKGIVSIDYKLKGDFDKNMKPIYPSLEGGGVVNLRDVEVKNLKMLSAVGDNLGSKAFNDPDMKGVNIETHIKNNLIHVDKFTFKVSILRPTVSGTSSFNGLLDLRIRIGILPGGIIGFPVVVTGTHDKPKIKIFSKKGQGILDAVYNKKTNKIIRQEKRAEKKTRRQQRKEKEAQEDRAKNAEKQINKDLKQK; this is translated from the coding sequence ATGAAAAAATTTAAACACATCATATTAAAAATCCTCAAATGGACGGGGATTTCTCTAGCATCCATTCTTTTTCTGATGTTTATCTTGCCCATTCTTTTCCCGGGAACCATCTCCTCACAAGTGAAGATATTTGCCAATAAGCACTTGGCGGGCAAGCTGGATTACCGCAAGACGCATCTTACTTTTTTCAGGCATTTCCCGTCGCTTACCGTTACCGTGGATGATCTTTTACTGAAGGGGTCCAAACCGTTCCAGAATGATACGCTGCTTGCAGCCAGGGAAGTTTCCGTAGGGATCAACCTGAAAAACCTGATCTTCGACCGGCAGGTGAAAATAGATGAGATATACGTTACCGATGCCTACGCCAATGTATTCGTTAATACAAAAGGAGAGGCCAACTACAATGTCTATGTCTCAAAACCTTCGGAAAAGCCTAAAGATACTGCCGCTGCAGGCCCTTCCATAAAGCTTGATTTTATCAAGCTGAAGAACTGGAATATCAGATACAACGACCATGCAGCCCGGGTTCTGGTGGATGCCAAAGGACTTAATTATACCGGACAGGGAGGGCTGAGTGAAGATATTTTCGATCTTGAAACCGACCTTGATATCAACAAGCTTGATTTCAGCCTGAACCGGATTTATTACGCGCAACAGAAAACGCTTCATGCAGATCTAATTACGAGAATCAACACCAACGCATTAACTTTTGTATTGAGGAAAAACGAGCTCAGGATCAATGACCTGCCGTTGAAATTTACGGGTTTCGTAAGTATCCTGAAAGACGGTTATAACCTTGATATCAAAGCCGCTTCGGAAAAAACAACCATCCGGGATATGATCTCCGTATTGCCGCCCCAATACCTGAACTGGGCAAAAGATACCAAGATAGAAGGCAACAGTGATCTGTTTTTCAGCCTGAAAGGCAGGTTCAGCGAACCCAAAAACCTGAAGCCCAGGTTAAATGCAAGGCTGTTTATACAGGACGGCTACGTTTCCAACGGAAAGGCACCGGTGCCGATGAACCACCTGAATATGAACCTGAATGTTGACCTTCCTTCCCTGAATACAGACCAGTTGGGGATCGATCTTAAGAACCTGAGCTTTGACCTGGGCGCGAACAACAGCTTTAAAGCAGTAGTGCAGACCAAAGGGCTGAATGAAATGATGGTAAATGCCAATATCAAAGGAGCCGTAAACCTGCAGACCCTGGACCAGGCATTGGGGCTTAAAGATATTGATGTGAGAGGGATGATGGATACCAATATTCAGTCGAAAGGGATTTTCAGCCTTGATAAGAAACTATTCCCAAAAACCGACGGATACCTCAACCTGAAGAACGGCTGGCTGAAAACAAAATACTATCCGAATGCAATCCAGAATATCAGCATGGTGGCCAATATTGTCAATACCGACGGTACTTTCAAAAGCCTGGGAGTGAAACTGAATCCTTTTAAATTTGATTTTGAAGGCAATCCGGTCTTTATCAATGCAGACCTTCAGAATTTTGAGGACGTATTATACAAAGTCCGCGCAAAAGGGGTATTGAATATCGGAAGGATTTATAAGGTTTTTGCGAAGAAAGGATTTGATGTAAGCGGCCTGATCATGGCCGACCTTTCATTGAACGGAAGACAGAGCTACGCTACGAACGGACAGTACAGCAGGCTCGATAATAAAGGTAACCTGATTTTAAAGAACATAAAGGCAACCACAGAATACCTGCCGAAGTCATTTTTTATCAAAGAAGGGAATTTCCAGTTTGAAAATGAGAAAATGTGGTTCAGGAAGTTTTTTGCCACCTACGGAAAATCTGATTTTGCACTGAACGGTTATCTTTTAAACACCATTAATTATTTTATTGAAAGGCGCGGAACGCTTCACGGAAAATTCGGGCTGAACTCCAATTATATTTTGATTGATGAATTCATGGCCCTGAAGAACGGTGATAATTCCAAAAAATCAATAGATGTGGAATATGCAAAAGTAGAGAACCCGAAAAGCAGCGGTGTTGTGATTGTCCCTGATAATCTTGATGTTGCTTTAACTGTAAATGCAAAAAAGGTTGAGTTTAAAGGGCTTGGATTAAACCACATCAAAGGAAATGCAGCAGTGGAAAAAGGACAGGTGTACCTTAAAAACACCTCTTTCGATATTATCGGAAGCCGGATGAATATTGATGCAAGGTACCAGAATGAATCTCCGTTAACAGCCAATTATGACGTGGCGCTTAAAGTACTGGATTTTAATGTCCAGCGTGCTTATAAAGAGATCGATATGGTACGTGAAATGGCAACGGCTGCAAAAGATGTTAAAGGGATTGTTTCCATAGATTATAAGCTGAAAGGCGACTTTGATAAAAACATGAAGCCTATCTATCCGTCCCTTGAAGGAGGCGGCGTAGTAAATCTTAGGGATGTAGAAGTAAAGAATCTTAAGATGCTTTCTGCAGTAGGCGACAATTTGGGGTCAAAAGCATTCAATGATCCGGATATGAAAGGCGTGAATATCGAAACCCATATCAAAAACAATCTGATCCATGTGGATAAGTTTACCTTTAAGGTTTCGATCCTGAGGCCTACGGTAAGCGGAACATCCAGTTTTAACGGTCTTCTTGACCTCAGGATAAGAATCGGGATCCTGCCGGGCGGAATTATCGGATTCCCGGTAGTGGTTACCGGTACCCATGATAAGCCGAAGATTAAAATTTTCAGCAAAAAGGGGCAGGGAATCCTGGATGCCGTCTACAACAAGAAGACCAATAAAATAATCCGTCAGGAAAAAAGAGCTGAAAAGAAGACCCGGAGACAGCAGCGGAAGGAAAAAGAAGCCCAGGAAGACAGAGCAAAAAACGCCGAAAAACAAATTAATAAAGATCTTAAGCAAAAATAA
- a CDS encoding NUDIX hydrolase, whose protein sequence is MKTSAGILLFKREHGKIFYFLVHPGGPFWKNKDLGAWSVPKGEALEGENLLDRALIEFEEETGKNINGNFIPLQPVKQKSGKTVHAWALESDLELSGLYSNTVLIDWPPRSGKKLEIPEVDRWEWYETEEACKKINPA, encoded by the coding sequence ATGAAAACAAGCGCAGGCATCTTATTATTCAAAAGAGAACACGGGAAAATATTTTATTTCCTGGTGCATCCGGGCGGTCCGTTCTGGAAGAATAAAGACCTGGGCGCATGGTCTGTCCCGAAAGGCGAGGCCTTAGAAGGGGAAAACCTGCTGGATCGGGCCCTTATTGAGTTTGAAGAAGAGACAGGGAAAAATATCAACGGGAATTTTATCCCGCTGCAGCCGGTAAAACAGAAATCCGGTAAGACAGTGCATGCCTGGGCACTGGAAAGTGACCTGGAACTGTCCGGTTTATACAGCAATACCGTCCTGATAGACTGGCCGCCGCGCTCCGGAAAGAAGCTGGAAATCCCGGAGGTAGACCGGTGGGAGTGGTATGAGACAGAAGAAGCCTGTAAAAAAATAAATCCTGCGTAG
- a CDS encoding helix-turn-helix transcriptional regulator: MEQKIHQGRNVKRFREMLGIKQEALAFDLGGDWNQKKISIMEQKDVIDDSLLKQISEVMKIPVEAFQNFDEEQAINVISNTFHNGAFFASSVGTYNVNPIAEIIKIHEEKISLYERMLREKDEMMARLDALIKNG; encoded by the coding sequence ATGGAACAGAAAATACATCAGGGACGCAACGTCAAACGGTTCAGGGAAATGCTGGGCATCAAGCAGGAAGCTTTAGCCTTCGACCTCGGAGGAGACTGGAATCAGAAAAAAATATCCATAATGGAACAAAAGGATGTTATTGATGATTCTCTGTTAAAGCAAATCTCCGAAGTCATGAAAATTCCGGTAGAAGCTTTTCAGAATTTTGATGAAGAACAGGCCATCAATGTAATTTCAAATACATTTCATAACGGAGCGTTTTTTGCCAGTTCTGTCGGTACTTATAATGTTAATCCAATTGCAGAAATCATAAAGATTCATGAAGAAAAAATTTCCCTTTACGAGCGCATGCTTAGAGAGAAAGACGAAATGATGGCCCGGCTGGATGCCCTGATCAAAAACGGTTAA
- a CDS encoding lycopene cyclase domain-containing protein, which translates to MLPYTYLLINFFTIIVCFIFSFHHKLKFNRHFGAFLKASFIVALVFIIWDAWFTSIGVWWFNDRYLVGLRILDLPIEEILFFFCIPFSCIFTYFCLNKFFKLDWKPLPEKIFVIVAMILSVIGAVYFREKIYTSMTLATTAFTLFMLYFVLKSRWIGKASFIYLMLMPGFLMVNGILTGTGLESPIVNYNPAEFLGIRILTIPIEDTAYGYEMILWNIYLFQKFKKPDPETEPVMAEA; encoded by the coding sequence ATGCTGCCTTATACCTACCTGCTGATTAACTTTTTTACCATTATCGTCTGCTTTATTTTTTCGTTTCATCATAAGCTGAAATTCAACAGGCATTTCGGGGCTTTTCTGAAAGCTTCCTTCATCGTAGCACTGGTATTCATCATCTGGGATGCCTGGTTTACCAGCATAGGGGTATGGTGGTTCAATGACCGTTACCTCGTCGGGTTAAGGATTTTAGACCTTCCCATTGAAGAAATACTCTTCTTTTTCTGTATCCCTTTTTCATGCATCTTCACCTATTTCTGCCTGAATAAATTTTTTAAGCTGGACTGGAAGCCGCTTCCCGAAAAGATATTTGTCATCGTAGCAATGATCCTTTCCGTAATCGGGGCTGTTTATTTCCGTGAAAAAATATACACCTCCATGACTCTGGCCACCACGGCGTTTACCCTGTTTATGCTGTATTTTGTTTTAAAATCAAGATGGATCGGCAAAGCTTCCTTTATATACCTGATGCTGATGCCAGGCTTCCTGATGGTCAACGGCATCCTTACCGGTACCGGCCTTGAATCTCCGATCGTGAATTACAATCCTGCGGAATTCCTCGGGATCAGGATCCTCACCATTCCTATTGAAGATACGGCTTACGGCTATGAAATGATCCTCTGGAATATCTATTTATTCCAGAAGTTCAAGAAACCGGATCCGGAAACTGAGCCGGTGATGGCAGAAGCTTGA